Part of the uncultured Desulfobacter sp. genome, GACGAAACACGCCAGCGGTTAATTAATGCAGGTGTCGAAATTTTTGGAAGATGTGGGTACGAGGCTGCAACTACGCGGATGTTTGCCGAAGCGGCTGAAGTTAATCTTGCTGCTATCCCTTATCATTTTGGTAGCAAGGAGGGACTTTATCATGCTGTTATAGAAAGCGTTGGTGACCGTATTCTTGAGCTGCTCAAAGAGGAACGATTAAAAGCGGTTGAAACGGTTAGGAACGAAACAACGAATTCCGATGACGTGAAAAAAGCTCTTGATGGAATTATTAGGGGGTTTGCCCGCATATTAATTTCTTCAGAACTCGGCCGGCAAGCGGCCCCTATCATCATGAGGGAGCAAGCTCATCCTACGACAGCTTTTGACCGACTTTATGAAAATCATCTCCGCCCTATTCATGAGGTAATTACAGTTTTGGTTGCCCGCCTAAGGAAAGAATCCCCTGACAGCGAGAATGCAGTAATTTGTGCTCATACGATTATAGGACAAATTGCGGCTTTTCGGATGATGCGTGAGACAGCAAGACGGCGGTTGGGATGGGATACCTTTGATGAGCAAAAAACGGAGAAAATATGTGATCTCATCATCAAGAATACTCACAGCATTCTCATGACCGAACATTAAGAGGGAATGGAAAGATCCCCCGTCGTCACCCAATGAAGCAGGAAAGAAATCAAGAGGGTAGATCGGTTTTTCATCGAAAAGACAGGAAAAGCATAATGAACGTATTAAAAAAATTAGCATTTGTAATCCCGGTTGCTCTGGCCGTTATGGTATTTGCTTATATGAAGTCGACTCAGGCACCTCCTGAAAGGGTTGAAAATAAAGAAAGAGTTCAGGCCGTCAGGATTCTTGAGCTTTCATTGACAGATGTGGTTCCCAAAGTGGAAACCTTCGGTTACGTCAGACCGGACCGTACATGGCAGGCCATTCCGGAAGTCAGCGGTAAGGTCGTATACATGCATGAGAATTTAAAAAAGGGGCATTTCATTAAACAGGGAGAGACTTTGTTTCAAATCGACACCACCACCTATGGTCTGGCCGAAACCCGGGGACAAGCCGATTTAATGAACATCAACGCAAAGCTCAAGGAACTGGACCAGTCTGCCACCAATCTGAAACGGCTGCTGGAAATTGAAAAAAAATCCATGGTCAGTGCTAGTCAGGAATTGAAACGCAAAAGGGAATTATTTCGAAACGGCTATGTTTCCCGGTCTGATCTTGAAAAGGAAGAACGATCATTTTTATCGCATCAGACCAGCGTGAATAATCTGCAGAACAGCCTTGATTTAATTCCTTCCCAGAAAAAATCCCTGCTGGCCCAGAAAAAATCAGGGGAATCCAGCGTGACTCAAAAAAGACTGGATGTGGCCAAAACCATGATCAAAGCGCCGTTTAATTGTCGCCTGTCTGCGGTCAATATCGAATTGAACCAGTTTGCAGCCGCAGGAACTGTCCTGGCAGAGGCTGTCAGTGTGGATCGTGTTGAAATTTCTGTGCCCCTATCACCTCGGGATTTTTTTACTCTGCTGCCAAGGGACTATAACCGGACCATTGGGCAGACACCGGATCTGGAAATCATCCGAAAGGCCATTGGGGTTACGGCAAAAATTCAGCTTCCGATGGATGAAGGCCTGAATTTTGAGTGGGACGGGACCTTTTCCAGGACCAGCGAGTCCATGGATACAAAAACCGGCACGTTAACCGCTTACGTGACCGTGGACAGACCTTATGAAAACGCCATCCCGGGTAAACGCCCGCCACTGGTCAACAATATGTACGTCAAGGTAATCCTCCAAGGGCAGGCTATGCACGATTATTTTAGCATCCCGCGAAGTGCCCTGCATAACGGCAGTGTTTTCCTTTGCGATAAAGAGAACCGGCTTGAGATCCGACCGGTAAATTCGGAGATGACATTGATGGACCAAGTGGTCGTCAAAGAAGGGCTGAATCCTGGAGAAAGGCTTGTTTTAACGGATCTGGTTCCTGCGATTCAGGGGATGAAGCTTAAACCTGTTGTCGACCGTCAAAAAGCTGAGCAATCAAACGTACAAGGGGCTGAAAAGGCAGATCAAAAATGAAAAAGGTCATCGACTATATGGCAGCCCATCCCACGGCAGCAAACCTTTTGATGTTGCTGTTTTTGGCGCTTGGAGGCATCTCGATTTCCGATTTGAAAAGAGAAACCTTCCCAGATTTTTCAATTGATGCCGTCCAGATTACAGTGGCTTACCCCGGCGCTACTGCCGAGGAAGTGGAATCTTCAGTCTGTAAAAGGATTGAGGATGCCGTAGAAGGGGTCAATAATATCTTAGAAGTAAAAAGTATCGCCATGGAAAACCATGCATCGGTTACCGTGGAAATGACCGAAGGTTCGGATATGATATCTTTTTTCAACGATATTAAAACCGAGGTTGAGGCCATCAATGATTTTCCGGAAAAAGTTGAGGATGTCATTGTAAAAAGGATAAATCAAACCGATCAGGTCGTCTCCGTCGCCATAACCGGGCCCATGGCACCGGTGCATTTAAAAGCCTATTGTGAAAAATTAAAGGATCGACTCAAACAAAAGGAAAAAATATCCCAGATTGAGATCCAGGGATTTTCCGATCACGAATTTTTAATCGAAATACCGTTCTACACCCTGATGCGGTATGGGCTGTCAATCTCGGATATCAAAAATGCCGTGGCGTCCCAGGATCTGGACATGCCGGCTGGCAGCATTGAATCGACAGATTCGGATATTTTAATCCGATTTTCCGAAGAGCGCAAGAATATCAGGGAACTGGAAGATCTGATTGTCATTTCCTCAAAACAGGGAAAGGAAATTAGACTGGGGGATATTGCAACAGTGCAGGATCGGTTCATGCTGGATGAACAAAAGATACTGTTTGACGGCAAACGGGCCGGAATTCTGCAGATCAATAAAACAAAATCTGAAGATGCCTTGAGAATTATGGACACGGTAACCCAATTCCTGGCAGAAGAAAAATTAAAAGCCCCGCCCGGAGTGAGTTTTGACGTCACCCAGAATATATCCAAAATTGTCCGGGACCGTCTGCACATGCTGGTGATAAACGGGGTGGAAGGATTACTACTGGTCTTTCTGGCCATGATGATCTTTTTTCCCTTCAAATTTTCCTTCTGGGTGTCCATGGGACTGCCGATCTCTTTTTCATTGACCTTCTTTTTTATGAAACTATTGGGCCTTTCTATCAATATGCTGTCCATGGTCGGGCTGTTAATCGGCCTGGGACTTTTGATGGACGATGCCATTGTGATTGCCGAGAACATTGCAGCCCATGTTGAAAAAGGCAGATCCGCGTTTCAAGCAACGGTTGATGGAATCTCCGAAGTGGCGGCCGGTGTATTTTCCTCTTTTTTAACAACCCTTTTCATATTCGGCGCACTGGCGCTGGGTATGGCTGGTGATATCGGTAAAGTATTATATGTCATCCCCGTAATTTTAATTTTGACTTTGTCTGTCAGTCTTGTGGAAGCCTTCTTTATCCTTCCCAATCACCTGAGCCATTCTCTCTCTGGAGGAGGGGACGCTTCGTTGAAGAATCGTTTCAGAACAAAAGTCGATGAGGGGCTAATCTGGATCAAAGATAATCTGTTAGGCCGTATTGTGGATTTTGCTGTCAACTATAGATATCTGTTCATGGGATTTGTGGTTTTCCTGTTTATTGTATCAATCTCCATGATTGTGGGGGGGCGGTTAAAAGTACAGGCATTTCCGGATATCGAGGGGGATGTTCTCCAGGCCAGGCTTTTGTTTCCCCAGGGGACACCGCTTGAGAGAACACAAAAATACGTGCGCCAAGTGCTGGATGCAACTTTGAAAATGAACGCCGAATTTAAACCGGTACAGCCCGGGGGACAGGATTTGGTTCAGCATTTTTCCGTGCTTTACAGCACCAATGCGGATACCGGCGAAACAGGACCGCATGTCGCAACGGTTTCTTTAGATCTACTCAATGCAGAAACCCGCAATACAAGGATAGATGAAATTATCAGCAAATGGCGTGAGCTGTCCGGGGACATTCCGGACGCCATTGCAGTGGCATATAAAGAGCCGGTTATCGGTCCGGGTGGACTGGCCATTGAAATCCGGCTCAAGGGAGAGGACCTGGATGAATTGAAACATGCCTCCACCCGCTTGCTTAACTGGCTTCACGGGTATGACGGTGTCTCAGATCTTTACGATGATTTACGGCCAGGAAAACCCGAAATGAATGTTACGCTTAAAAATGGGGCAAAATTAAAAGGATTTGATGCCAGAACCATCGCTAGGCAACTTCGATCCGCCTTCTACGGGGATACGGCCAGTGAAATCATGGTGAGGGACGAATCCTATGAAGTGAATTTAAAAATGACCCGGAAGGACAGGAGCAGCATTTCAGATCTTGAAGGGTTTTTCCTGATCAACTCCCAGGGAGAGCGAGTGCCACTTCAGGCGGTGGCACAGATTGAACAAACCCGGGGATATGCCGGAATTACTCGGATCAATGAACAAAGAACCGTAACGGTGACAGGAGATGTGGATACCCGGGTTGCCAATGCCGCAGATATCATTTCCGACACCAGGAACAGGTTCCTGCCTGAGTTGAAAAAACAATTCCCCAGCGTGACCGTCGATCTTGAAGGGCAGGCCAAGGAAATGAAAGCCTCCATGGGTGGAATGATAAAGGCCCTTCTGATCGGAATTTTTGGAGTGTTCTGCCTTTTAAGTTTTCAATTCAGGTCATACATTGAGCCCTTGATCGTCATGATAACCATTCCCTTTGCATTTATCGGAGTGATATGGGGGCATATCATCATGGGGCTTGATCTGAGCATGCCCAGTATTTTGGGATTTGTGTCCCTCGCCGGTATTGTGGTCAACGATTCCATTCTTCTGGTCAGCTTTGTTAAATCCCACGCAAGTCTTGGAGAAGATGTATCCCAGGCCGGCAAACTGGCGTCACGAGACCGCTTTCGTGCGGTCATGCTCACATCGGTCACAACCATTGCGGGGCTGATACCGCTGTTGAGCGAAAAATCTCTGCAGGCACAGGTTCTAATACCTTTGGCCTGCTCCATCGTGTTCGGGCTTTTAATGTCCACGATTCTTGTGCTGATCGTTGTGCCCTGCCTTTATACGATTTTTTCTGACCTAAACCTGACCTCCAAAAGCTGATCCAGTTGACGGAAAAAATAGCGCTGCTGATAAGCTAAACCCTCAACTTTTTCCGGCCTTCTGCCGGTAGAACCGTTTTGCCTTTGCCCGATTGCCGCAATCTTCCATTGTACACCAGCGCCTTCTTTTGGCCTGGCTGCGGTCAAGAAACAGCCAGTCACACCCTTCACAGGTCTTCATCGTGCTTAACATCTTTTCAGACGTCATCAATGCAAATGCCGACTTTATGATTTCTGACTGAATCAATTCAGCCGTCTGAATACCCGACCGCCATTCCAATTTCAGCCGCCTTTGCGTCCCATCATCCCATTGAACCAGTTCCTGCCGTTGGAAAGTGCGGGACAGATCTTCATTAAATGCCTTTAAATCCCGGGAGGGGCATTTCCCATTAGAATGAATTTTACGCAACAGACGATAAAGTCTTTCCCGTAGATTCTTAATATCTTCCAGTTGTTGGCCGGCTTCCAAAGGATGGGCTTTTGCCCAATTGTTCATGCCGGTTTCCTCAGGGGCACCAACCAGGCCTATAGCTCTTGCCCACATTGAAAGGTTCGTAAACCGGGAAAGCCAGTCATGGGGTTTGGGGAATCCCCTGTAACTCACCGTATTGACAAAATCCAGGACCAGGTGTCCTCCCACCGGTTTGTACGTGCCTTTATAAGATTCAGGGTGAAGCAATATTGGTTTCATGTCATAACAATAACCCTTTCAACCAGTCTTGACAAGTTATATTTCCAATGCTATTTTATAACCATATGAAAATATTTGAAGAGGTTAATATGTAGTGGGAGGAGTAAAATGAGAAACCATGTTTTAATGTTCAGCACGGCTATGGTACTGGCAGGTTCCATCGGCCTGTTCGTTACGGAAGCCGGGATATCAAGCTATAATGCAGTCTTTATTCGATGTCTGGTGGCGGCGATCTTAATGGGGGGATTTGTCGGTATAAAAGGCCAGGCCAAATCCATCACGGCAAGACCGGAGGAGATAAAATGGATCGTGATCTGTGGATTTGCACTGGTGGGAAACTGGTATTTTTTATTCGAATCCTTCCGTCTCTCTTCTATCACCATTGGAATTGCAAGTTATTATACCGCCCCATTTTTTCTTTTAATTTTCAGCCGGTTGATTTTGAAAGAAAACATCCCGGTTTCGTCCGTTCTCTGGACCGTAATAGGGTTCACCGGCCTATTGACTTTGGTTGGTGTTCCTGATCCGGATACCGGGCCCCAAGGGAACATCCTACCAGGGATCATGTCAGGTATCACTGCCGCGGCTTTGTACGCATCGGTAATTCTGCTTGGGAAACAGGTAACCAGGACCCGTCCCACCGTTGTAACAGCCATACAAATGATCCTTGGCGCTGTCGCAATTTTTCCGTTTACCACATTTACACCGGATATCATTGCAGAGATCAACTGGCCGTTTGCCCTCTCCCTTGGTGTCTTTCACACGGCCCTGTTGTATACACTGTTTTATGCCAGCGTGCGAAAAATTTCGGCGGGATTGATTGCGCCACTGGCGTTCATCGAGCCGTTGACTGCCATCTTATTGGATTTTAGTTTTTACGGCACCCGGTTGTCAAACTACCAGATATTCGGGATTTGTATCATCCTGCTCTCGTCCTACCGAACCATGCGCGGCGCAGAGCGATAGAATACTAACGCAATAGAGTAGTGAAAACGTTATAGGCCGGGAGGCTGAGCAAAAGGAGGCTCGCTGCTGCCCGGTTCACTTGGAAAATCTAAAGAATCCCCAGATGAAGAGCTACAAGTTCTTGCAGGAATGTGGAGACAAAAGCTGGAAAAAGCAGGGTATTCTATAATTCGCCTTTAGAAACAGTGTCAATACCCCCCCCCTGACACGGTGGATCCAGTACTATAACCAGGAACGCTTTCATCGGTCACTCGACAACTGGACACCGGATGAAATTTAGGCCTGTATGTATTGGCATATTTTGTGATCACTATGGCGTGGGCCTATTCGTGGCATATGGTGTTTTTTCATGATTTATATGCTGAAATGGGC contains:
- a CDS encoding DMT family transporter; the encoded protein is MRNHVLMFSTAMVLAGSIGLFVTEAGISSYNAVFIRCLVAAILMGGFVGIKGQAKSITARPEEIKWIVICGFALVGNWYFLFESFRLSSITIGIASYYTAPFFLLIFSRLILKENIPVSSVLWTVIGFTGLLTLVGVPDPDTGPQGNILPGIMSGITAAALYASVILLGKQVTRTRPTVVTAIQMILGAVAIFPFTTFTPDIIAEINWPFALSLGVFHTALLYTLFYASVRKISAGLIAPLAFIEPLTAILLDFSFYGTRLSNYQIFGICIILLSSYRTMRGAER
- a CDS encoding efflux RND transporter permease subunit; this encodes MKKVIDYMAAHPTAANLLMLLFLALGGISISDLKRETFPDFSIDAVQITVAYPGATAEEVESSVCKRIEDAVEGVNNILEVKSIAMENHASVTVEMTEGSDMISFFNDIKTEVEAINDFPEKVEDVIVKRINQTDQVVSVAITGPMAPVHLKAYCEKLKDRLKQKEKISQIEIQGFSDHEFLIEIPFYTLMRYGLSISDIKNAVASQDLDMPAGSIESTDSDILIRFSEERKNIRELEDLIVISSKQGKEIRLGDIATVQDRFMLDEQKILFDGKRAGILQINKTKSEDALRIMDTVTQFLAEEKLKAPPGVSFDVTQNISKIVRDRLHMLVINGVEGLLLVFLAMMIFFPFKFSFWVSMGLPISFSLTFFFMKLLGLSINMLSMVGLLIGLGLLMDDAIVIAENIAAHVEKGRSAFQATVDGISEVAAGVFSSFLTTLFIFGALALGMAGDIGKVLYVIPVILILTLSVSLVEAFFILPNHLSHSLSGGGDASLKNRFRTKVDEGLIWIKDNLLGRIVDFAVNYRYLFMGFVVFLFIVSISMIVGGRLKVQAFPDIEGDVLQARLLFPQGTPLERTQKYVRQVLDATLKMNAEFKPVQPGGQDLVQHFSVLYSTNADTGETGPHVATVSLDLLNAETRNTRIDEIISKWRELSGDIPDAIAVAYKEPVIGPGGLAIEIRLKGEDLDELKHASTRLLNWLHGYDGVSDLYDDLRPGKPEMNVTLKNGAKLKGFDARTIARQLRSAFYGDTASEIMVRDESYEVNLKMTRKDRSSISDLEGFFLINSQGERVPLQAVAQIEQTRGYAGITRINEQRTVTVTGDVDTRVANAADIISDTRNRFLPELKKQFPSVTVDLEGQAKEMKASMGGMIKALLIGIFGVFCLLSFQFRSYIEPLIVMITIPFAFIGVIWGHIIMGLDLSMPSILGFVSLAGIVVNDSILLVSFVKSHASLGEDVSQAGKLASRDRFRAVMLTSVTTIAGLIPLLSEKSLQAQVLIPLACSIVFGLLMSTILVLIVVPCLYTIFSDLNLTSKS
- a CDS encoding CerR family C-terminal domain-containing protein: MKKRSRLYSTHVGDETRQRLINAGVEIFGRCGYEAATTRMFAEAAEVNLAAIPYHFGSKEGLYHAVIESVGDRILELLKEERLKAVETVRNETTNSDDVKKALDGIIRGFARILISSELGRQAAPIIMREQAHPTTAFDRLYENHLRPIHEVITVLVARLRKESPDSENAVICAHTIIGQIAAFRMMRETARRRLGWDTFDEQKTEKICDLIIKNTHSILMTEH
- a CDS encoding ABATE domain-containing protein, producing the protein MKPILLHPESYKGTYKPVGGHLVLDFVNTVSYRGFPKPHDWLSRFTNLSMWARAIGLVGAPEETGMNNWAKAHPLEAGQQLEDIKNLRERLYRLLRKIHSNGKCPSRDLKAFNEDLSRTFQRQELVQWDDGTQRRLKLEWRSGIQTAELIQSEIIKSAFALMTSEKMLSTMKTCEGCDWLFLDRSQAKRRRWCTMEDCGNRAKAKRFYRQKAGKS